Proteins encoded in a region of the Paenibacillus pedocola genome:
- a CDS encoding MarR family winged helix-turn-helix transcriptional regulator: MQKTTTSPELMLENQLCFTIYACSREFTKLYQPHLDKIGLTYSQYLVMIVLWEKQQCTVKELGEALFLDSGTLTPLLKRLQAAGLILRERSLQDERKVLISLTDKGWALQSEAVCIPGKMAEGTMLSAEEFVNLLGQFKSLLARVHEANTAATK; encoded by the coding sequence ATGCAAAAAACAACCACATCCCCTGAGCTGATGCTTGAAAATCAACTTTGTTTCACTATTTATGCCTGTTCGCGTGAATTTACGAAGCTGTATCAGCCTCACCTGGATAAGATTGGCCTCACCTATTCACAGTACCTGGTGATGATTGTGCTGTGGGAGAAACAGCAGTGTACAGTTAAAGAGCTTGGCGAAGCCCTCTTTTTGGATTCAGGGACGCTGACTCCGTTGTTGAAACGGCTGCAGGCTGCGGGCCTTATCCTCCGTGAACGCTCCTTGCAGGATGAACGGAAGGTGCTCATCTCGCTTACAGACAAGGGCTGGGCGCTGCAGAGTGAAGCAGTCTGCATTCCTGGAAAGATGGCGGAAGGGACGATGCTCTCAGCTGAGGAGTTTGTAAATCTGCTGGGCCAGTTCAAAAGCCTGCTTGCCCGTGTTCATGAAGCGAATACAGCTGCGACAAAATAG
- the rplS gene encoding 50S ribosomal protein L19 — protein sequence MNILQAITQEQLRKDIPSFRPGDTLKVHVKVIEGTRERIQLFEGVVIKRRGGGISETFTVRKISYGVGVERTFPINSPKLEKIEVARRGKVRRAKLYYLRELRGKAARIKEIRR from the coding sequence ATGAATATCCTACAAGCAATTACGCAAGAGCAACTTCGTAAAGATATCCCTAGTTTTCGTCCAGGTGATACTTTGAAGGTGCACGTAAAAGTTATCGAAGGAACTCGTGAACGGATCCAGTTGTTCGAAGGCGTTGTAATCAAACGTCGCGGCGGTGGAATCAGTGAGACTTTTACAGTTCGTAAAATTTCTTACGGTGTTGGTGTGGAAAGAACTTTCCCAATCAACTCGCCTAAGCTCGAGAAAATCGAAGTGGCTCGTCGTGGTAAAGTTCGTCGTGCGAAGCTATACTATCTTCGTGAACTTCGCGGTAAAGCTGCAAGAATTAAAGAAATCCGTCGCTAG
- a CDS encoding YifB family Mg chelatase-like AAA ATPase, which produces MYGKMHSACLYGIEGVMIGVEIDLANGLPQTNIIGLPDSAIREAVERVRAAVKNCGYRYPQQRVTINLAPADLRKEGSAFDLAIALGILTTSAQLIMPAAEKMLLIGELALDGSLRPVTGVLPMVEAARRAGFQAVLVPRGNAAEAALISGMNVYAADHLQELKQKEQGTGGCDASEPGEHLASLSNTAPLQHVLPFPVIVGTGTAAQDKPPVLAEDLEHLKYIPRYSDAAAIPAADGLMKEDYSDVLGQNHVKRALTIAAAGMHNIVLMGPPGTGKTMLIKRLPGILPGLSDSESLEVTKIFSAAGKLKDAHSGLLRSRPFRSPHHTISGAGLIGGGGLPKPGEVSLAHRGILFLDELPEFSRNVLEVLRQPLEDGLVTISRARAAFTFPARFLLACSMNPCSCGYLGNAGTHQRCTCSPARIAQYRAKISGPLLDRIDMQVDVPRPKEWNEQGPSMSSAEMRAEVNRAQLIQAERYKDLPISWNSELSGAALRRYAYMNKESSQLLHGILESLGLSMRAHDRIIKLARTIADLAGASAISSAHLAEAVQYRNLDRQVFTEE; this is translated from the coding sequence ATGTACGGAAAAATGCACAGTGCCTGCCTGTACGGAATTGAAGGCGTTATGATTGGGGTCGAAATTGATCTGGCCAACGGGTTGCCACAGACGAACATCATTGGATTACCCGACTCGGCCATTCGCGAAGCTGTGGAAAGGGTGCGGGCTGCTGTCAAAAATTGCGGCTACCGCTATCCCCAGCAGCGGGTCACGATCAATCTCGCTCCGGCGGATCTGCGCAAGGAGGGATCAGCATTCGATCTGGCTATTGCACTTGGAATTCTGACGACCAGTGCCCAGCTGATAATGCCGGCAGCCGAAAAAATGCTGCTGATCGGTGAATTGGCACTGGACGGCAGTCTTAGACCCGTCACTGGTGTGCTGCCGATGGTTGAGGCTGCCCGACGCGCGGGTTTTCAGGCGGTGCTGGTGCCCCGCGGGAATGCGGCCGAGGCTGCGCTGATAAGTGGGATGAACGTGTATGCTGCGGATCATCTGCAGGAGCTGAAGCAGAAAGAACAGGGAACAGGGGGATGCGATGCTTCTGAGCCAGGGGAACATTTAGCATCACTATCAAATACTGCTCCCTTGCAGCATGTACTTCCGTTTCCGGTGATTGTCGGTACCGGCACTGCAGCGCAGGACAAGCCCCCGGTATTAGCGGAGGATCTGGAGCATTTGAAATATATACCGAGATATTCGGATGCTGCTGCTATTCCTGCTGCGGACGGTTTGATGAAAGAGGATTATAGTGATGTACTGGGTCAGAATCATGTGAAGCGGGCGCTGACAATTGCGGCAGCGGGTATGCATAACATCGTTCTGATGGGCCCTCCAGGGACGGGCAAGACGATGCTGATCAAGCGGCTGCCGGGAATTCTTCCAGGCTTAAGCGACAGTGAATCACTGGAGGTTACCAAAATATTCAGTGCAGCCGGTAAGCTAAAGGATGCCCATAGCGGTCTCTTGCGCAGCAGGCCGTTCCGTTCCCCGCATCACACAATTTCGGGAGCCGGTCTTATCGGAGGGGGAGGCCTTCCGAAGCCCGGGGAAGTGAGCTTAGCACACCGCGGCATTCTGTTTCTTGATGAATTGCCGGAATTCTCCCGCAATGTGCTGGAAGTACTGCGGCAGCCGTTGGAAGATGGCCTCGTGACAATCAGCCGTGCCCGTGCAGCATTTACATTCCCTGCGCGTTTCTTACTGGCGTGTTCGATGAATCCGTGCAGCTGCGGTTATTTAGGAAACGCGGGAACCCACCAGAGATGCACCTGCAGCCCGGCCAGGATTGCCCAGTACCGGGCAAAAATCTCTGGCCCGCTGCTGGATCGTATTGATATGCAGGTGGACGTACCCCGCCCTAAGGAATGGAATGAGCAGGGGCCTTCTATGTCATCGGCTGAGATGCGTGCTGAGGTGAACCGGGCCCAGCTCATTCAAGCTGAACGTTACAAAGACCTGCCGATCTCGTGGAACAGCGAGCTGTCCGGAGCAGCGCTTCGCCGCTATGCCTATATGAATAAAGAAAGCAGCCAGCTGCTGCACGGAATACTGGAAAGTCTCGGTCTAAGCATGCGCGCACATGACCGTATTATTAAGCTGGCCCGTACCATCGCTGATCTGGCTGGTGCTTCTGCAATAAGTTCTGCTCATCTGGCAGAAGCCGTGCAGTACCGGAATCTGGACCGGCAGGTATTCACGGAGGAATGA
- a CDS encoding phosphoesterase: MSNVYFTSDHHFGHELIIDFESRPFINAQEMDKVMIEIWNSVVEDGDTVFHLGDFSFLGLEATRRIVSSLNGRKILILGNHDRGRGRNWWLEAGFDEVSEYPLIYKDFFMLSHEPMYMNKHMPYVNVHGHIHGQKYEGKNHFNICVEHWGYKPLSFAQIRDAVAGSEEG, translated from the coding sequence ATGTCTAATGTCTATTTTACTTCGGACCACCATTTCGGGCATGAACTGATTATTGATTTTGAGTCGCGCCCCTTCATTAATGCGCAGGAGATGGATAAGGTAATGATTGAGATCTGGAATTCCGTGGTGGAAGACGGGGATACCGTATTCCATCTTGGAGACTTCTCCTTTTTGGGCCTTGAAGCGACGCGGAGGATTGTCAGCAGCCTGAACGGCCGCAAAATACTTATCCTCGGCAATCACGACCGCGGACGGGGGCGGAACTGGTGGCTGGAGGCGGGTTTTGATGAGGTCAGTGAATACCCGCTGATCTATAAGGACTTTTTCATGCTCTCCCATGAACCTATGTACATGAACAAGCATATGCCTTACGTAAATGTGCACGGTCATATCCATGGACAGAAATACGAAGGCAAAAACCATTTCAACATTTGTGTGGAGCACTGGGGCTATAAACCGCTGTCGTTTGCGCAAATCCGGGATGCAGTTGCGGGCAGTGAAGAAGGATAG
- a CDS encoding organic hydroperoxide resistance protein, with protein sequence MMTIQQKMYETTVKAVGGRNGYIESESPKLNLTISTPREMGGAGGEGTNPEQLFAAGYSACFDSALNMVARMGKVKIEGSEVTATVSFGKVEDGGFGIAVKLDILVKGVDRETAAKLVEAAHGACPYSRATRGNIEVELNVL encoded by the coding sequence ATGATGACAATTCAACAAAAAATGTATGAAACTACAGTTAAAGCGGTTGGCGGAAGAAACGGATACATCGAATCGGAAAGCCCTAAACTCAACCTGACGATCAGCACTCCCCGCGAAATGGGCGGAGCCGGCGGAGAAGGCACCAACCCTGAGCAGCTCTTTGCAGCCGGATACTCCGCTTGCTTTGACAGCGCCCTGAATATGGTTGCCCGGATGGGTAAAGTGAAAATTGAAGGCAGTGAAGTAACTGCTACTGTGAGCTTCGGCAAAGTTGAAGATGGCGGCTTCGGCATCGCAGTCAAGCTTGATATTCTAGTCAAAGGTGTGGACCGTGAAACAGCCGCTAAGCTTGTTGAAGCTGCACATGGAGCATGCCCTTACTCCCGCGCTACCCGCGGAAATATCGAAGTAGAGCTGAACGTACTGTAA
- a CDS encoding DNA ligase — protein MNIGSLIRGLLGDSKPGEAKALELKEGQVVRGLVLSVSDTGKEAVVQIQGTSVRAELETPLQPGQTMTLQVAPPGEGGLPVLKPVSLSDATLSSPQMMGEALESLGLTDSKAGKEIIRAILSGGLPLTKETAAKLDAVMNAKPQGVPTSEWLESAVISVKRGLPVTTESVKGIQQAVFGPKLHELLAKLETELGAWVQQEEDNSSGGNAVTRPDKQATTSGAGVAAGAGAAIDHASGNDPEDVRLAAGKGFGGTSVTDDAAVGTKSASQHTDMQRASAGKSEQAGGAAVIRIGDQEPEGAVASGVPAEGESAGSAILFKTGTGKEQPLSGTVAAGAQGNITGSAEAGGAGTAAKPGTADTARTVSAAGIQGNTAGSTGSEAAGATAKPGAADAARAAGNTALAEADGNAVKGAAPEALGSAARPVAAEATGGALLAKLQGVLSELRGTLPQLTEQAGAPAQPAAGNAQPAAGNAPPAAAGQELAPAAGAPRGDSPAASAQQPGGAPAPAQDTESWVGRVLKLLGAEHEQQAVRGGAPAAADVRTAAAPAAAGVREAALPQAALQPAIGEADTADTLKGVLLQVIGSSEAPPAVKEAAGQLIQQLTGQQLLLNTDRTAPFAQVTLFLPLRGADGQETASVHIQSRRGRKGELDAANCRLWFDLDMKQLGQTMVDVQVVDRIVNLKLHNNDPWVLELLEERRDDVAAAVESIGYQLSSLRTEPLPEANLASASAQTAAKLADYVPDSYKGVDYRI, from the coding sequence ATGAATATCGGATCTTTAATTCGCGGGCTGCTCGGAGACAGTAAGCCGGGTGAAGCCAAAGCGCTGGAACTAAAGGAAGGACAGGTCGTCCGCGGTCTAGTCCTCAGCGTATCAGACACCGGCAAGGAAGCGGTAGTACAAATTCAAGGCACATCTGTCCGCGCTGAGCTGGAAACTCCGCTGCAGCCCGGACAGACGATGACGCTGCAGGTTGCACCTCCCGGCGAGGGAGGGCTGCCGGTCCTTAAGCCGGTCTCCCTTAGTGATGCTACACTGTCATCCCCGCAAATGATGGGTGAAGCCCTGGAGTCGCTCGGTCTTACGGACTCTAAGGCAGGGAAGGAAATCATTCGGGCGATACTGTCAGGAGGCCTGCCACTGACCAAAGAGACGGCTGCAAAGTTGGACGCTGTTATGAATGCTAAGCCACAGGGCGTTCCGACTTCAGAATGGCTGGAGTCTGCCGTCATCTCGGTGAAACGGGGTCTTCCGGTTACTACGGAGAGTGTGAAGGGAATTCAGCAGGCCGTTTTTGGACCGAAGCTGCATGAGCTGCTGGCCAAACTCGAAACAGAGCTTGGAGCATGGGTTCAGCAGGAGGAAGACAACAGCAGCGGCGGGAATGCAGTCACTCGTCCGGATAAGCAGGCCACTACTAGTGGTGCTGGCGTTGCTGCAGGTGCCGGAGCGGCTATCGATCATGCTTCCGGAAATGATCCTGAAGATGTCCGCTTGGCAGCCGGCAAAGGTTTTGGTGGGACTTCCGTGACAGATGATGCTGCGGTTGGCACGAAGTCAGCTTCACAGCACACAGATATGCAGCGGGCTTCCGCAGGGAAATCTGAGCAGGCTGGCGGAGCAGCAGTGATAAGAATAGGCGATCAGGAGCCGGAAGGTGCTGTGGCAAGCGGAGTGCCGGCTGAAGGGGAATCCGCCGGTAGCGCTATACTTTTCAAAACAGGCACTGGTAAAGAACAACCGTTATCCGGAACTGTTGCTGCAGGTGCTCAAGGGAATATCACGGGAAGTGCTGAAGCCGGGGGAGCAGGAACTGCCGCTAAGCCAGGAACTGCAGATACGGCAAGAACGGTCTCCGCTGCAGGGATCCAAGGAAATACGGCGGGGAGCACCGGATCAGAGGCAGCAGGAGCTACTGCCAAGCCGGGGGCTGCAGATGCTGCAAGGGCTGCGGGCAATACCGCGCTAGCGGAGGCTGATGGGAATGCAGTGAAGGGGGCAGCTCCCGAAGCATTGGGGAGTGCCGCGAGGCCGGTGGCTGCGGAGGCCACCGGGGGTGCCCTGCTCGCGAAGCTGCAGGGCGTCCTCTCTGAGCTGCGCGGCACGCTGCCGCAGCTCACAGAGCAGGCTGGCGCACCCGCCCAGCCTGCTGCCGGTAACGCCCAGCCTGCTGCCGGTAACGCCCCGCCTGCTGCGGCGGGGCAGGAGCTGGCCCCCGCGGCTGGCGCGCCGCGCGGGGATAGCCCGGCTGCGTCAGCGCAGCAGCCGGGAGGGGCACCCGCCCCTGCCCAAGACACGGAGTCTTGGGTGGGGCGGGTGCTGAAGCTGCTCGGTGCGGAGCACGAGCAGCAGGCGGTCCGCGGCGGCGCGCCGGCAGCCGCGGATGTGCGCACCGCGGCAGCGCCTGCGGCCGCGGGGGTGCGCGAAGCAGCGCTGCCGCAGGCGGCGCTGCAGCCAGCCATCGGCGAGGCGGATACTGCCGATACGCTGAAGGGCGTGCTGCTGCAGGTGATTGGCAGCAGCGAAGCCCCGCCCGCGGTCAAGGAAGCCGCGGGCCAGCTGATCCAGCAGCTAACGGGCCAGCAGCTGCTGCTGAATACGGACCGCACGGCGCCTTTCGCGCAGGTGACCCTGTTCCTGCCGCTGCGGGGTGCGGATGGGCAGGAGACGGCATCCGTTCATATTCAGTCGCGGCGGGGCCGCAAGGGGGAACTGGATGCGGCGAATTGCCGGCTCTGGTTTGATCTCGACATGAAGCAGTTGGGCCAGACAATGGTCGACGTTCAGGTTGTGGACCGGATCGTTAACCTGAAGCTGCATAACAATGATCCTTGGGTACTTGAGCTGCTGGAAGAACGGCGGGATGATGTAGCGGCGGCAGTGGAATCCATCGGTTACCAGCTGTCAAGCCTGCGCACAGAGCCGTTACCGGAAGCGAATTTGGCTTCCGCATCGGCACAAACTGCGGCGAAGCTGGCCGATTATGTTCCGGATTCCTATAAAGGAGTCGATTACCGCATATGA
- a CDS encoding ribonuclease HII: protein MSTIDMLKFEKAGWEQSYRRIAGVDEVGRGCLFGDVVAAAVILPEGLIIDGVDDSKKLTAKKRDALYEIIMEQALAVCVGHVESTVIDEINIKQASRLAMKKAVEGLAHTPDYLLIDAEKIDVPQPQQAIIKGDANSQSIAAASIVAKVTRDRLCEGLWEELYPGYGIKIHKGYATKLHREQIMSLGPTPLHRRSFIGRILAEQQTLF, encoded by the coding sequence ATGAGTACGATTGATATGCTGAAGTTTGAAAAAGCGGGATGGGAACAATCCTACCGCCGGATTGCCGGTGTTGATGAGGTGGGCAGAGGCTGCCTGTTCGGCGATGTGGTTGCAGCGGCGGTGATTTTGCCGGAAGGGCTGATTATTGACGGTGTGGACGATTCTAAGAAGCTAACCGCCAAGAAGCGGGATGCCTTGTATGAAATTATTATGGAGCAGGCGCTGGCAGTCTGCGTCGGCCATGTGGAGTCTACAGTTATTGATGAGATAAATATTAAGCAAGCCTCAAGGCTGGCGATGAAAAAAGCGGTTGAGGGACTTGCCCATACCCCGGATTATTTGCTGATTGATGCCGAGAAAATTGATGTGCCGCAGCCGCAGCAGGCGATTATCAAAGGGGATGCCAACAGCCAGTCTATTGCAGCGGCTTCCATTGTTGCAAAAGTAACCCGTGACCGGTTGTGTGAAGGCTTGTGGGAGGAATTATATCCTGGCTACGGGATTAAAATACATAAAGGCTATGCCACTAAGCTGCACCGGGAGCAGATTATGTCACTCGGGCCTACTCCATTGCACCGGCGCAGCTTTATTGGAAGAATCCTGGCGGAACAGCAGACTTTATTTTAG
- a CDS encoding EscU/YscU/HrcU family type III secretion system export apparatus switch protein → MSEESNEELTYRMKKAVALKYTPGKTEAPVVVAKGQGVVADLILQKAKENGVAVQEDAALVEVLSQLDLNQQIPPELYNLVAEILSFVYQSDRSAGERRPK, encoded by the coding sequence ATGAGTGAAGAGAGTAATGAAGAGCTTACCTACAGAATGAAAAAGGCTGTTGCCTTGAAATATACACCCGGGAAAACCGAAGCTCCGGTAGTTGTCGCTAAAGGCCAGGGTGTAGTCGCGGATCTGATTCTGCAGAAAGCCAAAGAGAATGGAGTAGCTGTACAGGAGGATGCTGCACTCGTGGAGGTGCTTTCCCAGCTGGATCTGAATCAGCAAATTCCACCGGAGCTCTATAATCTCGTGGCCGAAATACTCAGCTTTGTCTATCAAAGCGACCGTTCTGCCGGGGAACGGAGACCGAAGTGA
- a CDS encoding YraN family protein codes for MRESYNSQHFSRKLKGAAAEQAAALYLSSQGYVILEANWRCRSGELDLIAEHGGDLVFIEVRSRSGSPLQGTPEESVDIRKIRQVRSTAEVYLHMKGQEDRRISFDVISIQLNEDLSIAGLRHIREAF; via the coding sequence GTGAGGGAATCCTACAATAGTCAGCATTTCAGCCGCAAGCTAAAAGGGGCGGCTGCGGAACAAGCGGCAGCCTTGTATTTGTCCTCGCAGGGTTACGTTATTCTGGAGGCTAACTGGCGCTGCCGCAGCGGTGAACTGGACCTGATTGCCGAGCACGGGGGAGACCTCGTATTTATTGAGGTGCGGAGCCGCAGCGGCAGTCCGCTGCAGGGAACACCGGAGGAGTCGGTGGATATCCGCAAAATCCGCCAGGTACGCAGTACGGCAGAGGTCTATTTGCATATGAAGGGGCAGGAGGACCGGAGAATATCCTTCGATGTGATCAGCATCCAGCTGAATGAGGATTTGAGCATTGCCGGACTCCGGCACATTCGTGAGGCCTTTTAA
- the ylqF gene encoding ribosome biogenesis GTPase YlqF, whose translation MAIQWFPGHMTKARRQIEDKLKLIDVAIELLDSRLPLSSRNPMIDDILRDKPRLIILNKSDLADPEATRKWLAYFRAEGHVAHPVDASTGTGIKDIPEQVKLLLKEKIDRQIAKGMNPRASRALIVGIPNVGKSTLINKMAGRSIALTGDRPGVTKGQQWIKTGGNLELLDTPGILWPKFEDQEVGYRLAITGAIKEEVLNVEDIAFYAVKYLIKDYGSRFKERFGIEKLPEDLENPDEIVAVMEAVGRKRGCLISGGRVDLEKASRTLLHELRAGKLGTFTLEMP comes from the coding sequence ATGGCCATTCAATGGTTCCCCGGTCATATGACGAAGGCTAGACGGCAAATCGAGGACAAGCTGAAGCTGATTGATGTTGCAATAGAACTGCTCGATTCCCGTCTGCCGCTTTCCAGCCGCAATCCGATGATTGACGATATTTTGCGGGATAAGCCAAGGCTGATCATTCTCAATAAAAGCGATCTGGCTGATCCTGAGGCGACGCGCAAATGGCTGGCCTATTTTAGAGCTGAAGGCCATGTTGCTCATCCTGTAGATGCGTCTACCGGAACAGGTATTAAGGACATCCCTGAGCAGGTTAAGCTTTTGCTTAAAGAGAAAATCGACCGGCAAATTGCCAAGGGAATGAATCCGCGGGCGAGCCGGGCTCTGATCGTAGGCATTCCAAACGTAGGCAAATCCACGCTGATCAATAAGATGGCAGGCCGGAGTATTGCTTTAACCGGTGACCGTCCTGGTGTGACCAAGGGCCAGCAATGGATTAAGACGGGCGGAAATCTGGAACTGCTGGATACCCCCGGAATTTTGTGGCCGAAATTTGAAGATCAGGAAGTGGGCTACCGTCTGGCCATTACCGGAGCTATCAAAGAAGAGGTCCTTAACGTTGAGGATATCGCCTTCTATGCGGTTAAATATCTGATCAAGGATTACGGTTCCAGGTTCAAGGAGCGTTTCGGGATTGAGAAGCTGCCTGAGGATCTGGAGAATCCGGATGAAATTGTGGCGGTCATGGAAGCGGTGGGGCGCAAGCGCGGTTGTCTGATCAGCGGCGGACGGGTGGACCTGGAAAAAGCTTCCCGGACTCTGCTTCATGAGCTGCGTGCAGGCAAACTAGGGACGTTTACGCTGGAAATGCCTTAA
- the lepB gene encoding signal peptidase I: MQQDLQQGQGETVEPGGQNPRKQKNEVLEWIKAIAIALVLVILIRWLLFKPFIVDGPSMQPNFHTGERVIVNEILYDIRSPQRGEVIVFHVPSEGRDFIKRVIAVAGDTVKVEGDVVTVNGEPVDETYIQDAIDAAHNNNALYNNKDFPNEELPDGTVPEGHVFVMGDNRSDSTDSRMIGYVPLGDIVGRADLIFWPVKDITVINH; this comes from the coding sequence ATGCAGCAGGATTTACAGCAGGGACAAGGCGAGACTGTTGAACCAGGCGGCCAGAACCCTCGAAAGCAGAAAAATGAAGTACTTGAATGGATAAAAGCGATAGCCATTGCATTGGTTCTGGTAATCTTGATACGCTGGCTTTTGTTTAAGCCGTTTATTGTCGATGGACCATCCATGCAGCCGAATTTCCACACCGGTGAACGGGTAATTGTGAATGAGATCCTGTATGACATCCGCTCTCCGCAGCGGGGTGAGGTAATTGTATTCCATGTGCCTTCGGAAGGCAGAGATTTTATTAAGCGGGTCATTGCGGTAGCTGGAGACACGGTGAAGGTGGAAGGGGATGTCGTAACTGTTAACGGCGAACCTGTAGACGAAACGTATATTCAGGATGCGATTGATGCAGCGCATAATAACAATGCTCTCTATAATAATAAGGATTTCCCGAATGAAGAATTGCCGGATGGTACTGTACCGGAAGGACATGTATTTGTAATGGGAGATAACCGCTCTGACAGTACAGACAGCCGGATGATCGGCTATGTGCCGCTGGGGGATATTGTCGGCCGTGCCGATCTGATCTTCTGGCCGGTCAAAGATATTACTGTAATTAATCATTAA